The genomic stretch GCACCCAGCGGACGCTGCTGTTCAACGTCGAGAACCTCGACGAGCCCGAGTTCATCGGCATCTACGACTCCGGCATCACGACGATCGACCACAACCTCTACGTCAAGGGCGACCTGAGCTACCAGAGCAACTACCACTCCGGCCTCCGGATCATCGACCACTCGGACGTGCTGAACGGCAACCTCGTCGAGGTCGGCTACTTCGACACCTACCCGGCAGCGACGGAGATCAGCTTCGGCGGCCAGTGGAGCAACTACCCGTACTTCCCGAGCGGCCTCGTGATCGCGAGCGACTCGAACACGGGCTTCTTCGTGCTCCGCCCGAACATCTCGATCACCATGTAAGCCGACGGCCTTCGGGCTCGTGCAGGCTCCGCGGGGGACTCGGCATCGCGCCGGGTCCCCCGCTTCGTTTGTGCCCTTCCGGGACCCGAGGAACGAGCCCGAGCGCGCGTAGGTTGGCCGCGCCCCTCCTGCCCGACCATGCGTCTCCGCCTCTCACTCCTGCTCGCCCTCGGCCTCGTTGTCGCCCCCCCCGAGGCGGGCGCACAGGACGCCCGCGCCGACTGCGTCGGCGGCGTGGCTGCGCTGCCGGACGTGGGCGCGTTCCCCTGCCTCGGCGTCGACCTGGTGGGGTACCTCTCTGTCGGCTCGTTCAGCAGCCCGGGCTCGCCGGCGGCCACCGGCAACAACGACATCTGGGGCTGGACCGACCCGCTGACGGGCACCGAATACGCACTGGTGGGCACGACCAACGGGACGGCCTTCGTGGACCTCTCCACGCCCCAGTTCCCTCGCCTCGTAGGCAAGCTGCCGACCAGCAACGAGCTGACGCCGGTCTGGCGCGACATCAAGGTCTACCGCAACCACGCCTACGTCGTGGCCGACAATGCGCGCGACCACGGGGTGCAGGTGTTCGACCTGACGCGCCTCCGCGGCCTCACCGGCGACCCGGTCACGTTCGCCCCGGACGCGGTGTACCCGGGCATCCGCTCGGCGCACAACATCGTGATCAACGAGGACACCGGCTTCGCATACGTCGTCGGGTTTCGGTACCCGGCAGGCGAGCGGGAGGCGCTGGGGCTGCCTGCCTCCTGCGACCTGCCCGGCTTCCACGTGCTCGACCTCGCCGACCCCGCCGCGCCGGCCTTCGTGACGTGCTTCTCCGACGCCGACATCGAGGTCGGCCCCCGCACGCCCGGCTACACGCACGACGCGCAGTGCGTCGTCTACGACGGACCGGACGCCGACTACACGGACCACGAGCTGTGCTTCGCCGCCAACGAGGACGTGGTGACGGTCTTCGACGTGACCGACAAGAGCGACATCACGATCGTCTCGCAGGCGTTCTACCCGTCCACCTCGTACACGCACCAGGGCTGGCTCACGGCCGACCAGCGGTTCTTCCTCACCGACGACGAGTTGGATGAGCGGAACGGGCTCGTGCCCACCCAGCGGACCATCGTGCTGGACTTCCTCGACCTGGACGATCCGGAGTTCGCCTACGTCTACGACTCCGGCCTGCCGTCGATCGACCACAACCAGTACGTCCGGGGCCGGTACAGCTTCCAGAGCAACTACGAGACGGGGCTGCGGATTCTCGACCTGAGCCAGGTGGCCCAGGGGACGCTCACCGAGGCCGCCTTCTTCGACACGTACCCGGACGCGAACACGGTCTCGTTCAACGGCCAGTGGAGCAACTACCCGTACTTCGAGAGCGGGCTGGTGATCGCCAACGACGGCGACTACGGCCTCTTCGTGCTCCGCCCTGACGCCTCGTTGGACGTTACCAACGCAGGCGGCCCCGTGCCGCGGTCCGGGTTCTCGCTCTCCGCGC from Rubrivirga sp. SAORIC476 encodes the following:
- a CDS encoding choice-of-anchor B family protein, translated to MRLRLSLLLALGLVVAPPEAGAQDARADCVGGVAALPDVGAFPCLGVDLVGYLSVGSFSSPGSPAATGNNDIWGWTDPLTGTEYALVGTTNGTAFVDLSTPQFPRLVGKLPTSNELTPVWRDIKVYRNHAYVVADNARDHGVQVFDLTRLRGLTGDPVTFAPDAVYPGIRSAHNIVINEDTGFAYVVGFRYPAGEREALGLPASCDLPGFHVLDLADPAAPAFVTCFSDADIEVGPRTPGYTHDAQCVVYDGPDADYTDHELCFAANEDVVTVFDVTDKSDITIVSQAFYPSTSYTHQGWLTADQRFFLTDDELDERNGLVPTQRTIVLDFLDLDDPEFAYVYDSGLPSIDHNQYVRGRYSFQSNYETGLRILDLSQVAQGTLTEAAFFDTYPDANTVSFNGQWSNYPYFESGLVIANDGDYGLFVLRPDASLDVTNAGGPVPRSGFSLSAPRPNPSAGDTRLTLQVDTAQQVRAELFDVAGRRMASLYSGPATPGTRLTLAVSGTNLPAGVYVVRVVGEAFEASQRVVLTR